A single genomic interval of Nonomuraea rubra harbors:
- a CDS encoding acyl-CoA desaturase, producing the protein MTISEQAVQHRQDYDGASPFPGAEEHAPAGRLQVGLTATIVVVPFVALGVAIALAWGQGVTLTDLLLAAVLYVVTGLGVTVGFHRLLTHASFTARPWLRVVLAVAGSMAFQGNVVDWVAVHRRHHAFTDRPGDPHSPYRYGTGLRGQLRGLAHAHLGWLFADDPTPAERYAPDLLADPAMRRVARAFPALCALSLALPFLAGWAITGTLYGALTAFLWAGLIRIALLQHVTWSVNSLCHVIGARPFKTRRHDRSTNLWPLALLSFGESWHNGHHSEPSCARHGLNRGQFDPSAAVIGLFERLGWAGKVHWPDPERIQRRRAGPQRQAHAPTGD; encoded by the coding sequence ATGACCATTTCCGAACAGGCGGTGCAACACCGTCAGGACTACGACGGCGCATCGCCCTTCCCCGGGGCAGAAGAACACGCTCCAGCAGGCAGGCTCCAGGTAGGACTGACCGCGACGATCGTGGTGGTGCCGTTCGTCGCGCTCGGCGTCGCGATCGCCCTGGCGTGGGGGCAGGGCGTCACACTCACCGATCTGCTGCTCGCCGCCGTCCTGTACGTGGTCACCGGTCTGGGGGTGACGGTCGGCTTCCATCGGCTGCTCACGCATGCCTCCTTCACCGCCCGGCCCTGGCTGCGCGTGGTGCTGGCGGTCGCCGGGTCGATGGCCTTCCAGGGCAACGTCGTGGACTGGGTGGCGGTGCATCGCCGCCATCACGCCTTCACCGACCGGCCGGGCGATCCGCACTCCCCCTACCGGTACGGCACGGGACTGCGCGGGCAGCTTCGGGGGCTTGCCCACGCCCACCTGGGCTGGCTGTTCGCCGACGACCCGACCCCCGCCGAACGCTACGCCCCGGACCTGCTGGCGGATCCCGCCATGAGACGAGTGGCACGCGCTTTCCCGGCGCTGTGCGCGCTGTCGCTGGCGCTGCCGTTCCTGGCCGGCTGGGCGATCACCGGCACCCTGTACGGCGCCCTGACCGCCTTCCTGTGGGCCGGCCTGATCCGCATCGCGCTCCTCCAGCACGTCACCTGGAGCGTCAACTCCCTGTGCCATGTCATCGGCGCACGGCCCTTCAAGACCCGCCGTCACGACCGCTCGACGAACCTGTGGCCGCTGGCCCTGCTGTCCTTCGGCGAAAGCTGGCACAACGGCCACCACAGCGAGCCGAGCTGCGCCCGGCACGGCCTGAACCGGGGCCAGTTCGACCCGTCCGCAGCCGTGATCGGCCTGTTCGAGCGGCTCGGCTGGGCGGGCAAGGTGCACTGGCCCGACCCCGAACGGATCCAGCGCCGTCGCGCCGGCCCACAGAGGCAAGCCCACGCGCCGACCGGAGACTGA
- a CDS encoding CsbD family protein, which produces MSLQWEISNKVQIVKRWARQRFGRVNGNRPRQIAGKSDQTAGRLKQTGGKTGDAGKR; this is translated from the coding sequence ATGAGCCTACAGTGGGAGATCAGCAACAAGGTCCAGATCGTCAAGCGCTGGGCCAGGCAGCGCTTCGGCCGCGTCAACGGCAACCGGCCTCGGCAGATCGCGGGCAAGAGCGATCAGACTGCGGGCAGGCTGAAGCAGACCGGCGGGAAGACCGGCGACGCCGGTAAGCGCTGA
- a CDS encoding LysR family transcriptional regulator → MELRQLRYFVTLAEELHFGRAAAREHIVQSALSQQIQRLERELDVRLLDRSTHHVDLTPAGAAFLVEARQILDHVSRAAQAARNAAASVPALRVGIIDAGYDTMPQILRELQDNHPDITIHQVEAGSPEQYRQLADGRLDIAIGHASQTPAEVTSKLIRLDPLGVLVPDDHRFAALAGVPVAALAGELLLLGEESQTPELNQLVLALCRSAGFTPALYEGTVESSRAAADLVLQHRCVSCVPSSFRSSNRPGTTWRPLAEPATHYPWSLLWHQDNPSPHIATVINSARHLAQQLGWLEPAAPFTQPAPREDAPTAAGHSDENV, encoded by the coding sequence ATGGAGTTACGGCAGTTGCGCTACTTCGTGACGCTGGCCGAAGAGCTGCATTTCGGCCGCGCGGCCGCCCGCGAGCACATCGTGCAGTCGGCGCTGAGCCAGCAGATCCAGCGGCTGGAACGCGAGCTGGACGTGCGGCTGCTGGACCGCAGCACCCACCACGTCGATCTGACCCCCGCCGGTGCCGCCTTCCTCGTCGAGGCGCGGCAGATCCTCGACCACGTCAGCAGGGCCGCGCAGGCCGCCCGCAACGCCGCCGCGTCGGTGCCCGCGCTGCGCGTCGGCATCATCGACGCCGGTTACGACACCATGCCGCAGATCCTGCGCGAACTCCAGGACAACCATCCCGACATCACCATCCACCAAGTCGAAGCAGGCAGCCCCGAGCAGTACCGGCAACTGGCCGACGGCCGCCTGGACATCGCCATCGGACATGCCTCGCAGACCCCGGCCGAGGTGACCTCGAAGCTCATCAGGCTCGATCCGCTCGGCGTGCTGGTGCCCGATGACCACCGCTTCGCCGCTCTCGCCGGCGTGCCCGTCGCCGCCCTCGCCGGCGAGCTGCTGTTGCTGGGCGAGGAGTCGCAGACGCCGGAGCTCAACCAGCTCGTGCTCGCGCTGTGCCGTTCGGCCGGGTTCACGCCCGCCCTCTACGAGGGCACCGTCGAGAGCTCCCGGGCCGCTGCCGACCTCGTCCTTCAGCACCGCTGCGTGTCCTGTGTCCCCTCCTCCTTCCGCTCCTCCAACCGGCCCGGCACCACCTGGCGGCCTCTGGCCGAGCCCGCGACGCACTACCCGTGGTCACTGCTGTGGCACCAGGACAACCCCTCTCCCCACATCGCCACCGTCATCAACAGCGCCAGGCACCTCGCCCAACAGCTCGGCTGGCTGGAGCCTGCCGCCCCGTTCACCCAGCCGGCACCCCGCGAAGACGCTCCGACAGCCGCCGGCCACAGCGACGAGAACGTTTGA
- a CDS encoding universal stress protein, whose product MGGRRCRSRGGVDCELLQGAAAAVLRSQTGDSAEVVIGAGGLGGFPGAVLGSVSTHVAGYAHGPVVVVRSGPDTAHGEVVVGLEDYHACGPALRYAFEQAMLRASTLRALYAWQPLAHAHIPESAHDLDEIHATQCRSAAVILRGWRQRYPQVPVIEDVRRAHPVDALVRASAQADLVVVGSQGRGAIGTVMLGSVTLGVLHGARSSVAVVRP is encoded by the coding sequence GTGGGCGGCAGACGATGCCGCTCGCGCGGGGGCGTCGACTGCGAGCTGCTTCAGGGCGCCGCCGCGGCGGTGTTGCGCAGCCAGACCGGTGACTCCGCCGAGGTCGTGATCGGCGCCGGCGGGCTCGGCGGATTCCCCGGGGCCGTGCTGGGCTCGGTGAGCACCCACGTGGCCGGGTACGCGCACGGCCCGGTGGTCGTCGTCCGATCCGGCCCCGACACCGCCCACGGGGAGGTCGTCGTCGGGCTGGAGGACTATCACGCCTGCGGACCCGCCCTCCGTTACGCCTTCGAGCAGGCGATGCTCCGGGCGAGCACGCTACGCGCGCTCTACGCCTGGCAACCGCTGGCACACGCTCACATCCCCGAAAGCGCCCATGACCTGGACGAGATCCACGCCACCCAGTGCCGGAGCGCGGCCGTCATCCTCCGGGGATGGCGGCAGCGATACCCGCAGGTCCCCGTGATCGAGGACGTGCGTCGCGCCCACCCCGTCGATGCTCTCGTCCGCGCTTCCGCCCAGGCGGATCTGGTCGTCGTGGGTTCTCAGGGCAGAGGGGCGATCGGCACCGTGATGCTCGGATCCGTCACTCTCGGGGTCTTGCACGGTGCACGCAGCTCCGTCGCGGTGGTGCGGCCATGA
- a CDS encoding universal stress protein has translation MAGRTGNNPRQRGGNSEECSSADRGDRRRHRKHAGPSPAYSRFQRSVNLRRKSGVAMNHVIVVGADGSDAATAAVEWAADDAARAGASTASCFRAPPRRCCAARPVTPPRS, from the coding sequence ATGGCCGGTCGGACCGGAAACAATCCACGGCAGCGCGGCGGAAATTCGGAAGAATGTTCAAGCGCTGACCGCGGTGATCGTCGACGACACCGAAAACATGCCGGTCCGAGTCCGGCTTATTCTCGCTTCCAGCGATCAGTAAATCTCAGGCGCAAATCTGGAGTAGCCATGAATCATGTCATTGTCGTGGGTGCGGACGGTTCGGATGCCGCGACCGCGGCCGTCGAGTGGGCGGCAGACGATGCCGCTCGCGCGGGGGCGTCGACTGCGAGCTGCTTCAGGGCGCCGCCGCGGCGGTGTTGCGCAGCCAGACCGGTGACTCCGCCGAGGTCGTGA
- a CDS encoding DUF5994 family protein, with amino-acid sequence MMTTLLSPSSPALAAQSAPRLSLNTVLDRRGTVDGAWWPRTRDAAAELPSLIAAVDQRLGRAVLRVGLHLDAWDRIPRRIPARGRQVRVGWFRSADPHLITLSIAGTVPITLLVIPPRTAAGHAMAALALAAAGTTGVRPADILHPTAPEEGSPGRDGSAAWENEGGRVTDPAPVRPATA; translated from the coding sequence ATGATGACGACACTCCTCTCCCCGTCCAGCCCTGCTCTCGCGGCCCAGTCCGCGCCCAGGCTCAGCCTGAACACCGTTCTCGACCGGCGAGGCACGGTCGACGGGGCATGGTGGCCGCGCACCCGCGATGCCGCCGCCGAACTGCCTTCCCTCATCGCCGCCGTGGACCAGCGGCTCGGAAGGGCCGTCCTGCGCGTGGGCCTGCATCTGGACGCCTGGGATCGCATCCCGCGCCGTATCCCGGCCCGGGGCCGTCAGGTCAGGGTGGGCTGGTTCCGCAGCGCTGACCCGCACCTGATCACCTTGAGTATCGCGGGAACCGTGCCCATCACCCTGCTGGTCATCCCGCCTCGCACCGCGGCCGGCCACGCCATGGCCGCGCTCGCGCTCGCCGCCGCGGGCACGACCGGCGTCCGTCCCGCCGACATCCTCCACCCCACGGCACCGGAGGAGGGCTCACCTGGCCGGGACGGCTCAGCCGCCTGGGAGAACGAAGGCGGCCGCGTCACCGATCCCGCGCCCGTACGGCCCGCCACCGCCTAG
- a CDS encoding alpha/beta hydrolase — MTENTETKPPIVLIHGLWLTPRAWEHWIERYAGRGHQVSAPAWPGMEIEVEALRKNPDVMNGLGITEVVDFYEKIVREQARPPIIVGHSLGGLITQVLLGRGLGAAGVAIHPTPIKGVLRLPLSSLRSAFPVLSNPGNRSRTVALSARQFRYAFTNTLTPQESEAIYQRYHVPAPGRPLFQAAAANLQRHSATSVDVHNDTRAPLLLIAGGADHTVPATLVRQTYQRYRKSRAVTDYHEFARMPHFALGAPQWERVADHALHWAVRYITRHPSNNRGDTR; from the coding sequence ATGACCGAGAACACCGAGACCAAGCCCCCTATCGTCCTCATTCATGGCCTGTGGCTGACCCCGCGCGCCTGGGAGCACTGGATCGAGCGCTACGCCGGACGCGGTCACCAGGTGTCCGCCCCGGCCTGGCCCGGCATGGAGATCGAGGTCGAAGCCCTGCGCAAGAACCCCGACGTCATGAACGGCCTGGGCATCACCGAAGTCGTCGACTTCTACGAAAAGATCGTCCGCGAGCAGGCCCGGCCCCCCATCATCGTCGGCCATTCCCTCGGCGGCCTGATCACCCAGGTCCTGCTGGGCCGCGGCCTCGGCGCCGCCGGCGTCGCGATCCACCCCACTCCGATCAAGGGCGTGCTGAGACTGCCGCTCAGCAGCCTGCGCTCAGCCTTCCCGGTCCTGTCCAACCCCGGCAACCGCTCCCGCACCGTGGCACTGAGCGCCCGGCAGTTCCGTTACGCGTTCACCAACACCTTGACCCCGCAGGAATCGGAGGCTATCTACCAGCGCTACCACGTACCCGCCCCCGGCCGCCCTCTGTTCCAGGCCGCCGCCGCCAACCTGCAACGGCACTCCGCAACCAGTGTCGACGTGCACAACGACACCCGCGCCCCGCTGCTCCTGATCGCCGGCGGCGCCGATCACACCGTCCCCGCCACCCTGGTACGGCAGACCTACCAGCGCTATCGCAAGTCCCGTGCGGTCACCGACTACCACGAATTCGCCCGCATGCCGCACTTCGCCCTCGGCGCCCCCCAATGGGAACGCGTCGCCGACCACGCCCTCCACTGGGCGGTGCGGTACATCACGAGACACCCCAGCAACAACCGCGGCGACACACGGTAG
- a CDS encoding ATP-binding cassette domain-containing protein, with protein sequence MEYAIEAEGLVKRYGDKVALNGVDLEVRAGEVIGVLGPNGAGKTTTVRILATLMRPDGGRARVGGHDVVRDPVRVRSLIGLTGQYASVDETLSAAENLVLYGRLLNLPRRQAKARAAELLERFELATEADRPLRTFSGGMRRRLDLAASLVGDARILFLDEPTTGLDPHTRNQLWEVVRGLVHDGSTVLLTTQYLEEADQLADRITVVDRGRVVAEGRPGELKRRVGGQIMHVRPTLPADLDAVTAILTELTGHAPAQDPGAGLVTVPAADPMLVSALVRRLESAGITADELGLRLPSLDEVFLALTRQDAGTRRVAA encoded by the coding sequence ATGGAGTACGCGATCGAGGCCGAGGGCCTGGTCAAGCGATACGGGGACAAGGTCGCGCTGAACGGGGTCGACCTGGAGGTGCGGGCCGGCGAGGTCATCGGCGTCCTGGGCCCGAACGGCGCCGGTAAGACCACCACGGTGCGCATCCTGGCGACGCTGATGCGGCCCGACGGGGGCCGGGCCCGGGTCGGCGGCCACGACGTGGTGCGCGACCCGGTGCGGGTCCGCTCCCTGATAGGGCTGACCGGCCAGTACGCCTCGGTGGACGAGACGCTGTCGGCCGCGGAGAACCTGGTGTTGTACGGCCGGCTGCTGAACCTGCCGAGGCGGCAGGCCAAGGCCCGCGCGGCCGAGCTGCTGGAGCGGTTCGAGCTGGCCACCGAGGCCGACCGTCCGCTCCGCACGTTCTCCGGCGGCATGCGGCGCCGGCTCGACCTGGCGGCCTCCCTGGTCGGAGACGCGCGGATCCTGTTCCTTGACGAGCCCACCACGGGCCTGGACCCGCACACCCGCAACCAGCTGTGGGAGGTGGTCAGGGGGCTGGTGCACGATGGCTCCACGGTCCTGCTCACGACCCAGTACCTGGAGGAGGCCGACCAGCTCGCCGACCGGATCACCGTGGTCGATCGGGGCCGCGTGGTCGCGGAGGGCCGGCCGGGTGAGCTGAAGCGGCGCGTCGGCGGCCAGATCATGCACGTACGGCCGACCCTGCCCGCCGATCTCGACGCGGTCACCGCGATCTTGACCGAGCTAACCGGTCACGCTCCTGCCCAGGACCCGGGCGCGGGCCTGGTCACCGTGCCCGCCGCCGACCCGATGCTGGTGTCCGCGCTGGTCCGCAGGCTGGAGTCGGCCGGCATCACCGCCGACGAGCTGGGCCTGCGCCTGCCCAGCCTGGACGAGGTCTTCCTGGCGCTCACCCGGCAGGACGCCGGCACGAGGAGGGTCGCCGCATGA
- a CDS encoding ABC transporter permease, with protein MTSMTAEGAPLRLGPAQAARHGLALAGRGVTKIAKTPVQLVDVVLTPIVFLLMFVYLFGGAIGGGDPDAYLRTIVPGIMVMTVFQASIGIGVSLNADAGTGVFDRFRSMPIARSAPLVGAVLADVGRYLVSLGTLLALALVMGYRVQTSPAAAVAAVMLLVAFALSFSWLSVYLGMLVSTPGSVQGLMTILVLPLTFASNVFVPSQTMPGWLRAWSEINPVSLMADSMRGLLNGGPVAGPLLGGLAWMAAMVAVFFPLAMRAYRKRAT; from the coding sequence ATGACCAGCATGACCGCCGAAGGAGCGCCGCTGCGCCTCGGCCCGGCCCAGGCCGCGCGGCACGGGCTCGCCCTGGCCGGGCGGGGCGTCACGAAGATCGCCAAGACTCCGGTGCAGCTCGTCGACGTCGTCCTGACGCCGATCGTGTTCCTGCTGATGTTCGTCTACCTCTTCGGCGGCGCGATCGGCGGCGGCGACCCGGACGCCTACCTGCGGACGATCGTGCCGGGCATCATGGTGATGACCGTCTTCCAGGCGAGCATCGGCATCGGCGTCTCGCTCAACGCCGACGCCGGCACGGGGGTGTTCGACCGGTTCAGGAGCATGCCGATCGCCCGCTCGGCGCCGCTGGTCGGCGCGGTGCTCGCCGACGTCGGCCGCTACCTGGTCTCGCTCGGCACGCTGCTGGCCCTGGCGCTGGTCATGGGGTACCGCGTCCAGACGAGCCCGGCCGCGGCGGTGGCCGCGGTCATGCTGCTGGTCGCCTTCGCGCTCAGCTTCTCCTGGCTGTCGGTCTACCTCGGCATGCTGGTCAGCACGCCGGGCTCGGTGCAGGGGCTGATGACGATCCTGGTGCTGCCGCTCACGTTCGCCAGCAACGTCTTCGTCCCCTCCCAGACCATGCCGGGCTGGCTGCGGGCCTGGTCGGAGATCAACCCGGTCAGCCTGATGGCCGACAGCATGCGGGGTCTGCTCAACGGCGGCCCGGTGGCGGGGCCGCTGCTCGGCGGCCTCGCCTGGATGGCCGCGATGGTCGCGGTGTTCTTCCCGCTGGCCATGCGCGCCTACCGCAAGCGGGCGACCTGA
- a CDS encoding BTAD domain-containing putative transcriptional regulator has protein sequence MRISLLGPLEVLAADGRPADVGGARLRMLLARLALAAGRPVSAESLIADLWGEEPPAGAVSALQGLVSRLRKALGETGAVELVAGGYRLPVEPEDVDAHRFEELSAQGRRELAADRPREAARLLGAALDLWRGAALADVREAAFAANSATRLHDLRAAADEDRFDAELRLGRHAEVQADLAAAAAEHPLSERLAELRMRALSAAGRQSDALAVYEELRARLGDELGVDPSPELRKVHLALLRGELDRPVAQTEAAPSRLPARLTTFFGRESELGRLAELLDTARLVTIVGPGGAGKTRLSLEAASRLRARVWFVPLAGVSEPGQLADTVLGVLSSSDSRLFDSGQLREATPVDRIANLLDVGDGVLLLDNCEHLVEAAAELAQQLLERLPRLKIMATSREALAITGETLCHLGPLDLPPAEPEPAEAGQAAAVRLFVDRAAGVRPGFTLDATTVGDVVEICRRLDGMPLALELAAAKLRAMGVREIVRRLDDRFRLLTSGSRTALPRQRTLLALVEWSWDLLEEPERVLARRLSALPGGASLPALEVICADDRLPADEVLHVIGSLVDKSLVQEDEDRYRMLETVRAYAAGRLAESGDDITPQLSRYFLAFAEEQEPLLRTRDQLDAIAAFDAEHDNLIHALRSALTARDAVTTSRFVRALFWYWGIRGMSRQFETYVAEVLAFGDELPADVRAAFQVVQGVGAGVRSGEQPPSLDRRALGFHPAVPLFRLSQLASADQGQAELEHALNSPDPWVRASALWAQDFVRSQQGDVDTGAQARREALRAFEQVGDRWGMVMGLLEISMYEDMRGDHEQAISAAERAVVISSELGTEEHLAWAKGRLAAARARSGDLDGARRDLDAGLRQARGRGLRRLETTLLNHQAAVLRRSGKYREAHRTLDRLETFAHRTPLPEEIVRGLITGERVSLLLAEGDAARARELLPQAVRGAFAYGNPGHLATACEWLGRLLALEGDPKGAAAALGMGEKIKGLLDSGDPEIRALIGDLVGQLGEDGFQAAYREGAGLPRQQAIDRLAEVAGRSPSQDTGEHGQVARLR, from the coding sequence GTGCGTATCTCACTGCTCGGTCCGCTTGAGGTCCTTGCCGCCGATGGGAGACCGGCCGACGTCGGCGGGGCCCGGTTGCGGATGCTGCTGGCCAGGCTCGCCCTGGCGGCCGGTCGCCCGGTCTCCGCGGAGTCGCTGATCGCCGACCTGTGGGGCGAGGAACCTCCTGCGGGCGCCGTTTCCGCCCTGCAGGGGCTGGTGTCGCGGCTGCGCAAGGCCCTGGGCGAGACAGGGGCGGTGGAGCTGGTGGCGGGCGGCTACCGGCTGCCGGTGGAGCCCGAGGACGTGGACGCGCACCGGTTCGAGGAGCTGTCCGCCCAGGGGCGCCGTGAGCTGGCCGCCGACCGGCCCAGGGAGGCCGCCAGGCTGTTGGGTGCCGCGCTCGATCTGTGGCGCGGCGCGGCCCTCGCGGACGTACGGGAGGCCGCGTTCGCCGCCAACAGCGCGACCAGGTTGCACGACCTGCGGGCCGCGGCGGACGAGGACCGGTTCGACGCGGAGCTGCGGCTCGGGCGGCACGCGGAGGTCCAGGCCGATCTCGCCGCGGCGGCGGCCGAGCATCCGCTGAGCGAGCGGCTGGCCGAGCTGAGGATGCGTGCCCTGTCGGCGGCCGGGCGCCAGTCGGACGCGCTGGCGGTCTACGAGGAGCTGCGCGCCAGGCTGGGCGACGAGCTGGGCGTGGACCCCTCGCCGGAGCTGCGGAAGGTGCATCTCGCACTGCTGCGTGGCGAGCTGGACCGGCCGGTGGCGCAGACCGAGGCCGCGCCGAGCCGGCTGCCCGCCCGGCTGACCACGTTCTTCGGCAGGGAGAGCGAGCTGGGCCGGCTGGCCGAGCTGCTGGACACGGCGCGGCTGGTCACCATCGTCGGGCCGGGCGGCGCCGGCAAGACCAGGTTGTCGCTGGAGGCCGCGTCCCGGCTGCGGGCGCGCGTGTGGTTCGTCCCGCTGGCCGGGGTGAGCGAGCCCGGCCAGCTCGCCGACACCGTGCTCGGCGTGCTCAGCTCGTCGGACAGCCGCCTGTTCGACAGCGGGCAGCTTCGGGAGGCCACCCCCGTCGACCGCATCGCCAACCTGCTCGACGTCGGCGACGGCGTGCTCCTGCTGGACAACTGCGAGCATCTCGTCGAGGCCGCCGCCGAGCTGGCCCAACAACTCCTGGAACGGCTGCCGCGGCTGAAGATCATGGCCACCAGCAGAGAGGCGCTCGCGATCACCGGGGAGACCCTGTGCCACCTGGGTCCGCTCGATCTGCCACCGGCCGAGCCCGAGCCGGCCGAGGCGGGGCAGGCAGCGGCGGTACGGCTCTTCGTCGACCGCGCCGCCGGCGTACGGCCGGGCTTCACACTCGACGCCACCACGGTGGGCGACGTGGTGGAGATCTGCCGCAGGCTCGACGGCATGCCGCTGGCACTTGAGCTGGCGGCGGCGAAGCTGCGCGCGATGGGCGTCAGGGAGATCGTGCGCCGGCTCGACGACCGGTTCAGGCTGCTGACCTCGGGCAGCAGGACCGCGCTTCCGCGCCAGCGCACGCTGCTCGCGCTGGTCGAGTGGAGCTGGGACCTGCTGGAGGAGCCGGAGCGGGTGCTGGCGCGCAGGCTGTCGGCGCTGCCCGGCGGGGCGAGCCTGCCGGCTCTGGAGGTGATCTGCGCCGACGACCGCCTGCCCGCCGACGAGGTGCTCCACGTGATCGGCTCGCTGGTGGACAAGTCTCTCGTCCAGGAGGACGAGGACCGCTATCGCATGCTGGAGACCGTACGCGCCTACGCGGCCGGCCGGCTTGCCGAGTCGGGCGACGACATCACGCCACAGCTGTCCAGATATTTCCTGGCATTTGCGGAGGAGCAGGAGCCGCTACTGCGGACCAGGGACCAGCTGGACGCCATCGCGGCGTTCGACGCGGAGCATGACAACCTGATCCACGCGCTGCGGTCCGCGCTCACCGCGCGCGATGCGGTCACGACGTCCAGGTTCGTGCGCGCGCTGTTCTGGTACTGGGGAATCAGGGGCATGAGCCGCCAGTTCGAGACGTACGTCGCCGAGGTGCTGGCGTTCGGCGACGAGCTGCCGGCGGACGTGCGTGCCGCCTTCCAGGTGGTCCAGGGCGTGGGGGCCGGGGTGCGGAGCGGCGAGCAGCCGCCCAGCCTGGACCGGCGGGCGCTGGGCTTCCACCCGGCGGTGCCGCTGTTCCGGCTGTCCCAGCTGGCCTCCGCCGACCAGGGCCAGGCCGAGCTGGAGCACGCGCTGAACTCACCGGACCCGTGGGTGCGGGCCAGCGCGCTGTGGGCGCAGGACTTCGTACGCAGCCAGCAGGGTGACGTGGACACCGGTGCGCAGGCGCGCCGGGAGGCGTTGCGGGCGTTCGAGCAGGTCGGCGATCGCTGGGGCATGGTGATGGGGCTGCTGGAGATCAGCATGTACGAGGACATGCGCGGCGACCACGAGCAGGCGATCTCGGCCGCGGAGCGGGCCGTGGTGATCAGCTCCGAGCTCGGCACGGAAGAGCATCTGGCCTGGGCCAAGGGGCGGCTGGCGGCGGCCCGGGCCCGCAGCGGCGACCTGGACGGCGCCCGGCGGGACCTCGACGCGGGGCTGCGCCAGGCCAGGGGGCGCGGCCTGCGACGCCTGGAGACCACGCTGCTGAACCATCAGGCGGCAGTGCTTCGCCGGTCAGGAAAGTATCGCGAGGCCCACCGGACGCTGGACCGGCTGGAGACGTTCGCCCATCGGACGCCCCTGCCTGAGGAGATCGTCCGAGGGCTGATCACGGGTGAGCGAGTGTCGCTCCTGCTCGCCGAGGGCGACGCCGCGCGGGCGCGCGAGTTGCTTCCGCAGGCCGTACGGGGCGCCTTCGCCTACGGGAACCCCGGTCACCTGGCCACCGCGTGCGAGTGGCTGGGCAGGCTCCTCGCCCTGGAGGGCGACCCGAAGGGCGCGGCCGCCGCGCTGGGGATGGGCGAGAAGATCAAGGGGCTGCTCGACTCGGGCGATCCCGAGATCCGCGCCCTGATCGGCGACCTGGTCGGGCAGCTGGGCGAGGACGGCTTCCAGGCGGCCTACCGCGAGGGTGCCGGCCTGCCCAGGCAGCAGGCGATAGACCGGCTGGCCGAGGTGGCCGGCCGGTCTCCGAGTCAGGACACCGGGGAGCACGGTCAGGTCGCCCGCTTGCGGTAG